The sequence TTCCTCTCGCCCACCCTCCTGAGCAGGGCCCTCTTGGCCAGACTCAGCGAGAGGTCCGCGCCCCCACCGACACCTATCCCAAGTATCACCGGCGGACACGGCTTGCCACCGCATTCCCTGACCCGTTCAAGGACGAAGCGCTTCACCCCCTCCCATCCTTCGCCTGGGGTCAGCATCGCGAGGGCGGAGCAGTTCTCGCTGCCGCCCCCCTTGGGGAGAACTGCCATCTCGATTTCGCTCCCTTCAACCAGCTCCCAGTGAACCACAGGGACAAACAGGCCGGTGTTGTCCCCGGAGTTCTTCCCGTTCAGAACATCGACGGCATTGGGCCTGAGCGGGACTTCCCGCGTCGCCCTCCTCGTCGCTTCGACTATCGCCCCCTCCAGCCCGCGAAGGTAAGGACTCTCAACCCCTGCCCTCACGAAGAACGTGAGCGTTCCCGTGTCCTGGCAGACGGGGATCGAGCCATCCCTCCCAATTTCTACGGCCTTCAGGATGTTTTCGAGGTTAAACCTGGCCACCCCACTCTCCTCACGCTCGTAGGCCTTTCTGAGAGCCGAAACAACGTCGTCCGGGATCCTCGTGACGGCCAACCTTATCGCCTCAACGATGGCATCGACAAGCAATTGGCATTCACCTGTCTAAAGGTTGGGGTCTTGATTAAAAAGTTTGACGTGAGAATTTAAAAGCCATCTCCACAAGGGAACCACCTCGACCTTCAGCCCGTTCTCTACCATTTCATCGGAGTAGTCCCACGTCACCAGCGTCCCCCTGTTCACACCAAACAGTTTCATAACCCTGAAAAGGTTCTCCACATCCCTTGAAGCTACTTCATCCTCACTTGAGGCATACGTAACCTGTATGAGTTCGGTCTCTCCTTTATCCCTCACAACAAAGTCCACCTCGCCCTTAGTGTCCCGATAATGGTAGAGTTCAACACTGGGTCTCTTCTGACCTCCTCCCCGCCCTGAAGGACGAGGCCTTCAAAAGAAAAATGTAATATTTGAACCGTAGGAGTTCAATGAAAACTGCGTTCTCCATGAGCCTACTGATGTTTTCCGAAACCTTTGGCAGGACCGCGTTGAGCATTCCCGTGTCAACTGCGTAGACCTTCTTATCGCTCCTCACAACTTCTTTGGGCTTGAAGGAGAACTTGGGAAGCTCAAAAATCAGGTAGGCAGATTCAAGGTACTCGACGTAGTTCTTCACCGTCTCGATGTTGCCGATTCCGAGGGCGTTCTTTGTCTTGCTGTATGTAAATCG comes from Thermococcus celericrescens and encodes:
- a CDS encoding fumarate hydratase, with translation MLVDAIVEAIRLAVTRIPDDVVSALRKAYEREESGVARFNLENILKAVEIGRDGSIPVCQDTGTLTFFVRAGVESPYLRGLEGAIVEATRRATREVPLRPNAVDVLNGKNSGDNTGLFVPVVHWELVEGSEIEMAVLPKGGGSENCSALAMLTPGEGWEGVKRFVLERVRECGGKPCPPVILGIGVGGGADLSLSLAKRALLRRVGERNSDGRIAEIEAELLEEVNSLGIGPMGMGGKTTALDVKIEVAHRHPASFPVGLIVQCWANRRAFLRIKPDGGIEVWQ